A part of Paenibacillus sp. 481 genomic DNA contains:
- a CDS encoding GNAT family N-acetyltransferase: protein MEQLRIVRYEPDLAAAVADMWNDSHEGWGGGSTVMTAQQIVEQESASDALLVQLAMIEDVVVGYMSLSEYREDTGALYINLLNVRPSYHGHKIGKQLVLEAVKETVRLGWPRLDLYTWAGNTKAVPLYKKCGFFWNDRDDCTHFMNFMPSILQTEAVAAYFNQADWYTDSIRPIAIERDGKKENGFDYYEYAWNHHGSMLRIEFEQRGRGLRLIETDDYMVEATVECAELVFGRRYQIAYRLVNKTDNPLHIRLQGMDDEHISFAWTHDTEVSGECVLHASFDVEPIAERQNDWRTHPGVRTNVWINGLHAELKIGVLTNYPASIQMHVPSPIGYLNRPAQLYLDVENHGATEMTYTFELPAQPHIQFEQRFHSISLAAKGKTSIPVAYRLCNFGFYTAILHIQARQDNGSELSFEYKVSAGFTGLGARVFGETETEWQLMHGKFQLLFDKGENTCSLVKLDVDDSPIELDYPRLGKPFSSEFSKKKPDKVEDFEQAGAYGLKMSYRSESFAQLVLYSYTLLYGDGTVKHWFEVENTSTTASTHDLWLEQSIYDAANRVMMPYEGRAMAITDYHGSDYGYWDASKVSESWLIYLGLATMRGVCWSPRHQLRFERNSIALDIHIGPLSARETKACEPMYFLPDNVTDWKQWRAFALQQFEQDEPIQSIPLVRSTELIVNGHNPFVQGDIPIEVKDYKLLHWEGEISVSCGEHMHSETYAEEDEATCTAFVLPLPLSTPNNGYASVQMNARFTTHDSICQSVVFAQSQQQIALERTTEAEHDVFSADNGTIRIKAAPTFFPGLFSLTFAGEEWLDSSFPQLTPKSWWNPWAGGITTNFNGLSNMSLIKEERTAHFVQLTDNKQNKWQGIRVSYEINQHKSFKGLTCHQYFVLLPGVPVLALTSQIEQHTGTYFNEKECWVEIFVKLVEQEESGWAQAFTSTNEALTFRLGEDNLEVTEQSEYVLGSEERRHIMQVVTDLSADHSILYLNQEVCKVGVSRNIHVAHRDSMWTTPTFIMFGEQKIPSGALDALKAIRFSMATNIDEQRGG from the coding sequence ATGGAGCAACTACGTATTGTTCGCTATGAACCTGATCTGGCCGCAGCGGTTGCGGACATGTGGAATGATAGTCACGAGGGTTGGGGTGGAGGCAGTACGGTTATGACGGCGCAGCAAATCGTGGAGCAGGAAAGCGCTTCGGATGCTCTGCTCGTCCAATTAGCTATGATCGAAGATGTTGTCGTTGGGTATATGAGCCTTTCTGAATACCGCGAAGATACAGGGGCGTTATACATTAATCTTTTAAATGTCCGTCCGTCTTATCACGGCCACAAAATAGGCAAACAGCTCGTGCTAGAAGCAGTCAAGGAAACGGTGCGGCTTGGTTGGCCGCGGCTTGATTTGTATACGTGGGCTGGCAATACGAAAGCCGTTCCGCTTTACAAAAAATGCGGATTTTTTTGGAATGATCGGGACGATTGCACGCATTTTATGAATTTTATGCCATCGATATTGCAGACCGAAGCGGTTGCGGCTTATTTTAATCAGGCGGATTGGTATACCGATTCCATACGGCCGATCGCGATTGAGCGTGACGGGAAGAAAGAGAACGGATTTGATTATTACGAATATGCGTGGAACCATCATGGTAGCATGCTGCGGATCGAATTTGAACAGCGTGGCCGGGGGCTGCGACTTATTGAAACCGATGACTATATGGTAGAGGCGACCGTTGAATGTGCGGAGCTCGTATTCGGCCGTCGATATCAAATTGCGTATCGTCTTGTCAATAAGACTGACAATCCGCTGCACATCCGTCTGCAAGGCATGGATGACGAGCATATTTCATTTGCATGGACGCATGACACGGAAGTTAGTGGCGAGTGTGTCCTGCACGCAAGCTTCGACGTCGAGCCGATTGCTGAGCGGCAAAATGACTGGCGGACGCACCCAGGTGTTCGTACGAACGTTTGGATCAATGGTCTACACGCTGAATTGAAAATTGGTGTTCTGACGAACTATCCGGCATCGATTCAGATGCATGTCCCGAGCCCAATCGGATACTTAAACCGTCCAGCGCAATTGTACTTGGATGTTGAAAACCATGGTGCTACGGAGATGACCTACACGTTTGAACTACCTGCTCAGCCGCATATTCAATTTGAACAACGGTTTCATTCGATATCGCTTGCTGCAAAGGGAAAGACATCGATACCAGTAGCTTACCGTCTATGTAATTTTGGTTTTTACACGGCCATATTACATATACAAGCAAGACAAGATAATGGCTCTGAATTGTCATTTGAGTACAAGGTTAGCGCGGGATTTACTGGCTTAGGTGCTCGAGTATTTGGTGAAACGGAAACGGAATGGCAGCTTATGCACGGGAAGTTCCAGCTCCTATTTGATAAAGGAGAGAACACGTGTTCATTAGTTAAGCTGGATGTGGACGATTCGCCAATTGAGCTCGACTATCCGAGATTAGGGAAACCTTTTTCTAGCGAATTTTCGAAAAAGAAACCCGATAAGGTCGAAGATTTCGAGCAAGCGGGAGCGTACGGTTTAAAAATGAGTTATCGTTCCGAGTCGTTCGCGCAACTTGTGCTATACAGCTACACACTGCTTTATGGTGACGGAACGGTCAAGCATTGGTTTGAGGTTGAAAATACGTCCACAACGGCGAGTACGCACGATTTGTGGCTGGAACAGTCGATTTATGATGCCGCGAATCGAGTCATGATGCCGTATGAAGGACGTGCTATGGCGATAACCGATTATCATGGCAGCGATTACGGCTATTGGGATGCAAGCAAAGTCAGTGAGAGCTGGCTCATCTATCTTGGGCTTGCTACGATGCGCGGTGTGTGCTGGTCCCCTCGCCACCAGCTACGATTTGAACGTAATAGCATCGCATTAGATATTCATATCGGGCCATTGTCTGCGCGTGAGACAAAAGCTTGTGAACCGATGTATTTCTTGCCCGATAACGTTACGGATTGGAAGCAATGGCGAGCATTTGCATTGCAACAATTTGAGCAGGACGAGCCGATTCAGTCCATCCCGCTCGTACGCTCAACGGAGCTTATCGTGAATGGACACAATCCGTTTGTACAAGGTGATATTCCGATTGAAGTGAAAGACTATAAGCTGCTGCACTGGGAAGGTGAAATTTCCGTTTCATGCGGCGAGCATATGCATAGTGAAACGTATGCGGAGGAAGACGAAGCGACCTGTACCGCGTTCGTGCTCCCGCTCCCGTTGTCTACACCCAACAACGGGTACGCAAGCGTGCAGATGAATGCACGATTCACGACGCATGATTCGATATGCCAGAGCGTCGTATTTGCGCAATCGCAGCAGCAAATCGCACTAGAGCGCACGACTGAAGCCGAACATGACGTTTTCTCGGCGGATAATGGTACCATTCGAATCAAAGCTGCGCCAACCTTTTTTCCAGGACTGTTCTCGTTAACGTTTGCAGGAGAGGAATGGCTGGATAGCAGTTTCCCGCAGCTTACACCTAAATCATGGTGGAACCCATGGGCAGGCGGAATTACGACGAATTTTAACGGACTCAGCAATATGTCGCTCATCAAAGAAGAACGGACTGCACACTTCGTTCAACTAACAGACAACAAGCAAAATAAGTGGCAAGGCATTCGCGTTAGCTATGAAATTAATCAACATAAATCATTCAAGGGGCTTACATGTCATCAATATTTCGTGCTGTTGCCAGGGGTACCCGTATTAGCGCTGACCTCGCAAATTGAGCAGCATACAGGTACTTATTTTAACGAGAAGGAATGTTGGGTAGAGATTTTTGTGAAACTGGTAGAACAAGAAGAAAGTGGATGGGCGCAAGCGTTTACGAGTACGAATGAGGCACTTACGTTTCGTCTGGGCGAGGACAATCTGGAAGTGACCGAGCAATCCGAGTACGTGTTGGGCTCAGAAGAAAGACGTCACATCATGCAGGTGGTCACGGATTTGTCGGCAGACCATTCGAT
- a CDS encoding GNAT family N-acetyltransferase: MTCSDHDLADLLALSQRVGWDYNLAEVKILLATGSVFGVKNEQGRVIASAAIIPYESTSLEAQPIASIGFVIVHPDVRGLGYGTQVIKACMDSVPDHVAFILVATVQGRPLYEKLGFSAVSAVHVCLCEQFVPLNPIRDAALHDEYRVVPYTDDDFEAVHHLDRHASGYSRAIFLAARIQQADTCLILRTPEGEPIGFGMTIQTAANLIVGPIVAPDHEAAVFLVEQLVAGKSDVLRIDVPMGNPAFLFELDKCGFKEARTPPVMMNRNAQLPARDGQLYGIASQAFG; the protein is encoded by the coding sequence GTGACTTGCAGTGACCATGATCTTGCTGATTTGCTCGCTTTATCACAGCGTGTAGGTTGGGATTATAATCTAGCAGAAGTAAAGATTTTACTAGCTACAGGTAGCGTGTTCGGGGTTAAAAATGAGCAAGGCCGCGTGATCGCATCCGCCGCCATTATTCCGTATGAATCCACGTCGCTTGAGGCGCAACCGATTGCGTCTATCGGCTTCGTCATCGTGCACCCCGATGTGCGTGGCTTAGGCTATGGAACACAAGTCATTAAGGCATGCATGGATAGCGTGCCTGATCACGTTGCCTTCATACTTGTTGCGACTGTGCAAGGCCGTCCTCTATATGAGAAGCTTGGCTTCAGCGCGGTCAGCGCAGTTCACGTCTGCCTTTGTGAGCAGTTTGTGCCTTTGAATCCTATCCGCGACGCTGCTTTGCACGACGAATATAGAGTCGTTCCTTATACGGATGATGACTTTGAGGCTGTGCACCATCTAGATAGACATGCCTCAGGTTATAGCCGCGCCATCTTCTTGGCTGCACGAATTCAACAAGCTGATACATGTCTCATTTTACGTACTCCAGAAGGCGAGCCTATTGGCTTTGGCATGACGATTCAGACAGCTGCGAACCTCATTGTAGGGCCAATAGTGGCACCTGATCATGAGGCAGCTGTATTTTTAGTTGAACAGCTTGTTGCGGGTAAGTCAGACGTGTTGCGGATAGATGTGCCTATGGGTAATCCCGCGTTCTTATTCGAACTGGACAAGTGTGGATTTAAGGAAGCACGTACGCCTCCTGTCATGATGAATCGCAACGCGCAGCTGCCAGCACGCGATGGCCAATTGTATGGTATAGCTTCACAAGCATTCGGCTAA